A window of Chlorobium phaeobacteroides DSM 266 genomic DNA:
GAACCAGAAAGCCATGGACAGGATTATAGCTGCGCTTGCCGTCATGCGATCGCTCCCTGAAGCTGTTGCCGTTGTAGCGGTGCTCGCCGTTACGCCGGCAATGTGTGAAGAGGTGCTGTTTCGTGGTTATATTCAAGAGAACTATCGCCAGAGCATCGATCCGCGCGGCGCTGTTATTCTGACGGGTTTTGTTTTTGCTGTTTTTCATCTGAGTGCGGCTAACTTCGTTCCGCTTACGATTCTTGGTTGCTATATTGGTTATGTGTATCTGAACGCCGGCACTCTTTTCGTACCTTTTGCCGTTCATCTGTTCAATAATCTTGCTGCGCTGGCGCTGCTCTCCATGGGCTCCGGTTCCGGCAGCGCTGATGCCGGAGCCTCTTTTTCCGGTGTTGTCGGGTTTTGGTGGTGGTGGCTTGTTGTAGCCGGCTCGCTGGGGTTGTTTTTTTTGTGTATGGTCATGTTCAGGGCGGCCTCTTTTTCTCAAAGGCGGCAGTAGCTACAATTATTCCTTGCAGATGCACGGCATTGCTGTGCCGATAACTGAAATTATGGGAACTCTCTTAAGCATAAATCTTTTACAGAGGATTGTCGTTGCGGTTCTCGGTATCCCTCTTCTTCTCTGGATCAACAGAGAGGGCGGTATCCTTTTTTTTCTGTTGGTTCTTTTGCTGTCGCTTCTGGCAACGGTTGAGTTTTATCGGCTTGCTGAGCATAAGGCGCATCCTTCGCCGCTCTGGCTCGTACTTCCCTGGACGGTTTTGATTCAGGTGAATTTTTATATCGGAATTGCCGATACCGCAGAGCTTCTGCTTCTTATGGTGCTTTTTTTGTTTGTGCTGGAGCTTTTTGATAAAGAAGGTTCTCCATTGCTGAATCTCGGTTCGCTGCTTACCGGACTCCTCTACGTCAATCTCTGTTTCGGTTCGCTTCTTCGGTTGCGGCTTTCGCTTCATGACGGTCGCGGCGAGGCTTTTGTGCTGCTGTTACTTGTCTGTGTATGGTCTGCCGATATTTTCGCTTATTTCGGTGGCAGTACTCTTGGCGGAAAGCTGATCCATCGAAAGTTGTTTGAGCGATTGAGTCCACATAAAACCTGGGAGGGATTTCTTTCCGGATTTTTTGGCAGTCTTGCTGCATCAATGGTGTTTGCGAGGTTTGTTCCGGATGTGTCTGATTCCGCCGCATTGATTACCGGAGCGCTCATAGGGCTCGGAAGTCCTGCCGGCGATCTTATCGAGTCGATGTTCAAGCGTGATGCTGGCGTTAAAGATTCTTCCGGGCTGATTCCGGGGCATGGCGGGGTGCTTGACCGGTTTGATACGGTTATGTTTGTTTCGCCGTTTATCTATTTGATCATAACGTATCTGTAGCGCATTGTCAACCTGAATTCCCGGAGAATTATATATAATGCCGGGTCAAGGACGCGAGTACCGTGCCTCGGGGAGGTTGATCCGTAGCAGAAAATACTCTGATGAAGAGAGGGAGTTGCCCACGAATGGACACGAATTTTCACGAAAAGAGAATTAAGGCTGTTTGTTGTTTCAGCTTCGCTGCTCCAACATCCAGCCTTATCTTTGGATTAAGAAACGAATTGGTGTGATGGTGATACTGAGCTTCCTTTCTTGTCAGCCCTTACCCCACTTCTTGTTACCCCGAACGAAGAGAGAGATC
This region includes:
- a CDS encoding CPBP family intramembrane glutamic endopeptidase, coding for MKAQKSLHAEPSLVRRPSFIMNTLILFGIMMLYQVMGSLLLLKITAIDLSLLFSLDDQARTISLMRIMQVASQLLLLALPVLLLAKRHTGGEHLFSAKTLAFLGIRRNGSQALALWAVLGVFCLQPLMQTIAELQQLFLWPALGEAGKQVVENQKAMDRIIAALAVMRSLPEAVAVVAVLAVTPAMCEEVLFRGYIQENYRQSIDPRGAVILTGFVFAVFHLSAANFVPLTILGCYIGYVYLNAGTLFVPFAVHLFNNLAALALLSMGSGSGSADAGASFSGVVGFWWWWLVVAGSLGLFFLCMVMFRAASFSQRRQ
- a CDS encoding phosphatidate cytidylyltransferase yields the protein MHGIAVPITEIMGTLLSINLLQRIVVAVLGIPLLLWINREGGILFFLLVLLLSLLATVEFYRLAEHKAHPSPLWLVLPWTVLIQVNFYIGIADTAELLLLMVLFLFVLELFDKEGSPLLNLGSLLTGLLYVNLCFGSLLRLRLSLHDGRGEAFVLLLLVCVWSADIFAYFGGSTLGGKLIHRKLFERLSPHKTWEGFLSGFFGSLAASMVFARFVPDVSDSAALITGALIGLGSPAGDLIESMFKRDAGVKDSSGLIPGHGGVLDRFDTVMFVSPFIYLIITYL